One region of Populus trichocarpa isolate Nisqually-1 chromosome 4, P.trichocarpa_v4.1, whole genome shotgun sequence genomic DNA includes:
- the LOC7468336 gene encoding transmembrane 9 superfamily member 4, with product MEKKLVPCLVVSILILCSVTLVRSDASDNRYKVGEDVPLYVNKVGPFHNPSETYRYFDLPFCSSGPTKDKKEALGELLNGDRLVTAPYKLDFLNDKDSEIACKNKLTKEQVAQFREAISKDFYFQMYYDDLPIWGFIGKVEKEGKNDPSEYKYYLLKHLHFTIFYNKDRVIEITALSDPKNVVDLTEDKEVNVEFMYSVKWKETEIPYEKRMEKYSQSSSLPHHLEIHWFSIINSCVTVLLLTGFLATILMRVLKNDFVKYAHDEESAEDQEETGWKYIHGDVFRYPKYKSVLAAAVGSGTQLFTLTFFIFLLALVGVFYPYNRGALFTALVVIYALTAGIAGYTAASFFCQLEGTNWVRNLLLTGGLFCGPLLLTFSFLNTVAITYSATAALPFGTIVVIFLIWALVTTPLLVLGGIAGKNSKAEFQAPCRTTKYPREIPLLPWYRKTLPQMAMAGFLPFSAIYIELYYIFASVWGHRIYTIYSILFIVFIILLIVTAFITVALTYFQLAAEDHEWWWRSFLCGGSTGLFIYGYCLYYYFARSDMSGFMQTSFFFGYMACVCYGFFLMLGSIGFRASLFFVRHIYHSIKCE from the exons ATGGAGAAGAAACTAGTTCCTTGTTTGGTAGTCTCTATTTTGATCCTATGCAGTGTGACCCTTGTTAGATCAGATGCATCTGATAATCGTTACAAAGTAGGAGAGGACGTCCCTCTCTATGTCAACAAGGTTGGACCTTTTCACAATCCCAG TGAAACATACCGGTATTTCGATCTGCCTTTCTGTTCATCGG GTCCTACAAAGGACAAGAAGGAAGCCCTTGGTGAACTGTTGAATGGGGATCGTTTAGTCACTGCCCCGTACAAACTTGACTTTTTAAACGACAAAGACTCTGAAATTGCTTGCAAAAACAAGCTGACAAAGGAGCAAGTTGCTCAGTTCCGAGAAGCAATTTCCAAGGACTTCTACTTCCAAATGTACTACGATGACTTGCCCATTTGGGGTTTCATAGGGAAAGTTGAAAAGGAAGGCAAGAATGACCCTAGCGAATACAAATATTACCTCCTTAAGCATCTTCACTTCACCATCTTTTACAACAAGGATCGTGTCATTGAGATAACTGCACTATCCGATCCGAAAAATGTTGTGGACCTGACTGAAGATAAGGAAGTTAATGTGGAGTTCATGTATTCAGTTAAATGGAAGGAAACAGAAATTCCATATGAGAAAAGGATGGAGAAATATTCACAATCTTCTTCACTGCCTCATCACTTGGAAATTCATTGGTTCTCAATCATTAACTCATGTGTGACTGTTCTCCTCTTGACTGGTTTTCTTGCAACAATTCTCATGCGAGTCCTGAAGAATGATTTTGTCAA GTATGCTCACGATGAGGAATCAGCTGAAGACCAAGAAGAGACCGGGTGGAAGTACATCCATGGTGATGTATTTAGATATCCAAAGTATAAGTCTGTACTTGCGGCAGCAGTTGGCTCTGGCACCCAGCTGTTTACTCT cacatttttcattttcttactcGCTCTAGTTGGTGTCTTTTATCCTTATAATCGTGGAGCTCTTTTCACTGCATTGGTTGTCATATATGCCCTTACAGCTGGGATTGCAGGCTACACTGCAGCCTCTTTCTTTTGCCAACTGGAAGGAACAAACTGG GTCAGGAACTTGTTGTTAACTGGAGGTCTGTTTTGCGGACCTCTGCTCCTCACGTTCAGCTTTCTTAATACAGTTGCAATCACATATAGTGCCACTGCAGCATTGCCTTTTGGAACCATAGTGGTGATATTTCTTATTTGGGCTTTGGTAACAACACCATTGCTGGTACTTGGTGGGATTGCTGGGAAGAATAGCAAGGCTGAGTTTCAGGCTCCTTGCCGCACCACTAAATATCCGAGAGAGATTCCTTTGTTGCCTTGGTATCGGAAAACACTTCCTCAGATGGCCATGGCTGGGTTCTTACCTTTCAGTGCAATCTATATCGAACTTTACTACATATTTGCCAGTGTTTGGGGTCACAGGATCTACACCATATACAGCATCTTGTTCATTGTCTTCATCATTCTCTTGATTGTCACTGCTTTTATAACAGTGGCATTGACTTATTTCCAACTTGCTGCTGAAGACCATGAGTGGTGGTGGAG GTCTTTCCTCTGTGGTGGATCAACTGGCTTGTTCATTTATGGCTATTGCTTGTATTACTACTTTGCAAGATCAGATATGTCCGGCTTCATGCAAACCTCATTTTTCTTTGGCTACATGGCCTGCGTTTGTTATGGTTTCTTCCTCATGCTTGGAAGCATTGGTTTCCGTGCTTCCTTGTTCTTTGTCCGCCATATTTACCACTCAATCAAGTGCGAGTAG